In Rutidosis leptorrhynchoides isolate AG116_Rl617_1_P2 chromosome 6, CSIRO_AGI_Rlap_v1, whole genome shotgun sequence, the DNA window AATCGCTCATTGTCTTATCCCTATCGAGATTTCGCATAACCTGAGGCTAATAGGGTCGAATACTTGATTCAGAATGTTTCATCACGATTCAAGGATCAATCCGGTTATCATATTATGTAAACCCTAGTCACTAGTTTTATAACAATTAAGCGGATTACCGTGACCGTTTCCGACCCAAAGATATGCTGCTAGTGAAGTTTAATTAAGGACCTATGATTTTATATAATTTGATTATGATATTGAAGTGTGAATGTTGTCATGATACAGGAAGCAAGAGCAGTGTTAGGAAAATATGAATATCAGAAAGGGAACATAGAATCGGCTCTGCATGTATTTGAAGTGATAGACATGGCTGCAATTAGTCCAAAGATAAAATTTAGCCTTGACGAATTTAAGAAACCACAAAGACATTCTCATAATTACGCTGCACCACCTTACTCTGTTAAGACAGCCGGTTTACTCCTCGAAGCTGCTTATTTTAAGTCCAAATCGTTGCAGCATTTCGGAAGGTATAAAGGTATTTTCTTCGAGACAATGTATCTTCTTGAAATATCATCTTACTTTATCGATATCATCTGTTAACGTTTTTGCttttttcttgtttttttttttactgCAGAAGCTGCTGAATCATGCAAAACTATTTTGGAAATTATCGAATCGATTTTCCCCGAAGGGGTACCTGAAAACCTTGGAGCAGACAATAAATTGCAAGAGACTTTAAGTGACGCAATCGAGTTGCTTCCACATTTATGGCAACTCAGTAATATGCACAAAGAAGCAATTTTATCGTTCCGGCGGGCCCTACTCAATAACTATAATCTGAAAAAAGAAATAGTAACaaagatacaaaaagagtttgcaatatatcttcttTACAATGGAGGAGGAGAAGAAGCTAATACTTATAGTATGGAGTTTCAAACGGACGATTCATACACACCCAAAAATAATGTAGAAGAAGCGATTTTACTTTTAATGCTTCTGCTAAGAAACGTTTCGTTAAAGATAAACGAAGGGGACCCGTCTATTTTAGATCATCTTTGTTACGCGTTATCTATATATGGCGGACTTGGGTGTTTAGGTAAGCAATTAGAAGAGTTACTTCCGGGGATTATCGATGATAACGAAAGACACCTACTTTTAGCATTATGTTACTATGGACAAGGTGATAATATAACCGCTATGAGTTTGCTAAAAATTATATACGAAAATGACAATCCAAATTGTGGGTTGGCTTTATTAATCGCTTCAAAAATTTGTGGTGAAACCGAAAACTTCAATTCTGTAGGACTAAGTATTGCAAAAAAAGCTATTCAAGTTTGCAAGGATAAATGTTGTGATGAAGTGGTTGGCGTTGCGTATTCTTTATTAGGCGTTGCGCTTTCAGCGCATTCGAGAACATTAGTGAGTGATGGTGAAAGAGTTAAGAGCCAATGTGAAGCACTCGAGTGTTTAGAAACGGCGGGGAGGTTGACTAAATTGGCTGACTCGCGAATTCTTTATGATCTAAGTTTAGAAAATGCTGAGCAGAGGAAGTTGGATGCTGCTCTTGGTTGCGTGAACCGTTTGATTGATTTAGAAGGTGGGTCCCACCTTAAAGGGTGGATGTTATTGGCTAGAATATTGTCTGCACAGAAAAGGTTTGAAGATAGTGAGGCTATCGTTAATGCGGCTTTAGAGCAGACGGTGAAATGGGATCAGGGTGAACCGTTGAGAACCAAAGCCAGACTCCAACTTGCGCAGGGTCAAGTCAAACGTGCCATACAGACGTACACGCAGCTTCTTGCAAATCTTCAAGTACAGTATAGAAGTTTTGGATTGTTAAAGAAACATCAAGAGGTACTTTAAacaatttaatttttttaaaaaattgcaATGTAACCACGGGTAATATTGCATACTACGAAACTGATGTTTAACAGGCATAGTAATTCATAGGCTAAAATAATAATTTTGGCACCTTTACAAATACTAATATGCCATTTTTGACCTCTAAACTACCCCTAATGGGAGAAAGTTTTCAAGAAGTTTTGCTCGTTGCGCTGTTCTGTAGTGATCGTGCGAATTTTGGCCCAATCTGCATCCGGATTTTTTTTTGACAAATTCGGGATAAAATGCTACACAATTTTGTGGCATGATTGATGCGTTCAAATACGTATTTTACGGCCAAAATTTATTATCAAAATGAATCTACGCACACATAAATTTGCATTaattatgaaattttaaaataaaaacaaaaatgtggTTATGAATTGAAAGAAATAAAAAAGCGCCACAAAATAGTGGAACCATTATACGAGATGCCTTTGATATTAGTATGGCAAGTGAATAAAGTGTTATGTTTTCGTACGTTTTGGTATGCTAGGTTGGTGAGAATCGTTATCTAAGG includes these proteins:
- the LOC139853893 gene encoding protein NPGR2-like — encoded protein: MQYPYSGEQNANKGPCTLDSKATVYFSATNYSSRPVSEINQKPESSNIDIEEAEPSTIEEAESSIRGSDSLNNEEARAVLGKYEYQKGNIESALHVFEVIDMAAISPKIKFSLDEFKKPQRHSHNYAAPPYSVKTAGLLLEAAYFKSKSLQHFGRYKEAAESCKTILEIIESIFPEGVPENLGADNKLQETLSDAIELLPHLWQLSNMHKEAILSFRRALLNNYNLKKEIVTKIQKEFAIYLLYNGGGEEANTYSMEFQTDDSYTPKNNVEEAILLLMLLLRNVSLKINEGDPSILDHLCYALSIYGGLGCLGKQLEELLPGIIDDNERHLLLALCYYGQGDNITAMSLLKIIYENDNPNCGLALLIASKICGETENFNSVGLSIAKKAIQVCKDKCCDEVVGVAYSLLGVALSAHSRTLVSDGERVKSQCEALECLETAGRLTKLADSRILYDLSLENAEQRKLDAALGCVNRLIDLEGGSHLKGWMLLARILSAQKRFEDSEAIVNAALEQTVKWDQGEPLRTKARLQLAQGQVKRAIQTYTQLLANLQVQYRSFGLLKKHQEVGENRYLRLELETWNDLAKVYISLSQFDDAEACLSKSKAITNYSASTRHTFGLLYEAKGDHKQALKAYKHALDADPVHVESLISIAVVFRKLGAQSAAVARSFLNEALRVDRMNSSAWYNLGLIYKDEGPMYLSDAVDCFQAAGVLKETEPIEPFR